A single Micromonospora sp. CCTCC AA 2012012 DNA region contains:
- a CDS encoding ABC transporter ATP-binding protein translates to MTAPASPTKVRGETILSVDDVVKHFPITQGVLFKRQTGAVRAVDGVSFELRRGETLGIVGESGCGKSTLARLLMRLETPTAGRATLEGKDLFKAGGSELRRLRRNMQMVMQDPYTSLNPRMTVGDIIGEPFDIHPEAAPKGSKQKRVRELLDVVGLNPEHINRYPHQFSGGQRQRIGIARALALRPEIIVCDEPVSALDVSIQAQVINLLEQLQDEFGLSYIFIAHDLSVVRHISDRVAVMYLGKIVEIGTEQEIYERATHPYTQALLSAVPVPDPDARENRNMIRLTGDVPSPADPPSGCRFRTRCWKAQDICATQEPHAVPRAADPHPSACHFAEVRPAA, encoded by the coding sequence ATGACAGCGCCCGCTAGCCCGACCAAGGTCCGCGGCGAGACGATCCTGTCGGTCGACGACGTGGTGAAGCACTTCCCCATCACCCAGGGGGTGCTGTTCAAGCGGCAGACCGGTGCCGTCCGGGCCGTGGACGGGGTGAGCTTCGAGCTGCGCCGGGGCGAGACGCTCGGCATCGTCGGCGAGTCCGGCTGCGGCAAGTCGACCCTGGCCCGGCTGCTGATGCGGCTGGAGACGCCGACCGCCGGCCGGGCCACCCTGGAGGGGAAGGACCTGTTCAAGGCGGGTGGGTCCGAGCTGCGCCGGCTGCGCCGCAACATGCAGATGGTGATGCAGGACCCGTACACCTCGCTCAACCCGCGGATGACGGTCGGCGACATCATCGGCGAGCCGTTCGACATCCACCCGGAGGCGGCCCCGAAGGGCAGCAAGCAGAAGCGGGTCCGCGAGCTGCTGGACGTGGTGGGGCTCAACCCCGAGCACATCAACCGCTATCCGCACCAGTTCTCCGGCGGGCAGCGCCAGCGCATCGGCATCGCCCGCGCGCTCGCCCTGCGGCCGGAGATCATCGTCTGCGACGAGCCGGTGTCGGCGCTCGACGTCTCCATCCAGGCCCAGGTGATCAACCTGCTGGAGCAGCTCCAGGACGAGTTCGGGCTGTCGTACATCTTCATCGCGCACGACCTGTCGGTGGTCCGGCACATCTCGGACCGGGTCGCGGTGATGTACCTCGGCAAGATCGTGGAGATCGGCACCGAGCAGGAGATCTACGAGCGGGCCACCCACCCGTACACCCAGGCCCTGCTCTCGGCGGTGCCGGTGCCCGACCCGGACGCCCGGGAGAACCGGAACATGATCCGGCTCACCGGCGACGTGCCGAGCCCGGCCGACCCGCCGAGCGGCTGCCGGTTCCGCACCCGCTGCTGGAAGGCCCAGGACATCTGCGCCACCCAGGAGCCGCACGCGGTCCCCCGCGCCGCCGACCCGCACCCCTCGGCCTGCCACTTCGCCGAGGTACGCCCCGCCGCCTGA
- a CDS encoding ABC transporter ATP-binding protein codes for MTQSAVSPTPASPTPPGGHLLEVRDLHVEFRTGEGVAKVINGVSYHLDAGETLAVLGESGSGKSVTAQAIMGILDTPPAHVRAGQILYQGRDLLTRSEEQRRQVRGKEIAMIFQDALSALNPVFPVGWQIGETLRQREGMSKADARRRSVELMDLVRIPGAAKRLGDYPHQFSGGMRQRVMIAMALALNPKVLIADEPTTALDVTVQAQIMDLLADLRRDLDMAMILITHDLGVVAGVADRIAVMYAGRIVEHADVRSLYRTPAHPYTKGLLESIPRLDVRGQALSTIRGLPPNLMRIPSGCPFHPRCPYAQQVCVDVVPHDLVLGDGRTSACHFAQEVRDDSAR; via the coding sequence ATGACCCAGTCCGCCGTTTCGCCCACGCCGGCCTCCCCCACCCCGCCGGGCGGCCACCTGCTGGAGGTACGGGACCTGCACGTCGAGTTCCGCACCGGCGAAGGCGTGGCCAAGGTGATCAACGGGGTGTCGTACCACCTGGACGCCGGGGAGACGCTGGCGGTGCTCGGCGAGTCGGGCTCCGGCAAGTCGGTGACCGCTCAGGCGATCATGGGCATCCTGGACACTCCCCCGGCCCACGTCCGCGCCGGTCAGATCCTCTACCAGGGTCGGGACCTGCTGACCCGGTCCGAGGAGCAGCGCCGGCAGGTACGCGGCAAGGAGATCGCGATGATCTTCCAGGACGCGCTCTCCGCGCTGAACCCCGTCTTCCCGGTCGGCTGGCAGATCGGCGAGACGCTGCGCCAGCGCGAGGGGATGTCCAAGGCCGACGCCCGCCGACGGTCCGTCGAGCTGATGGACCTGGTCCGGATCCCGGGCGCGGCGAAGCGGCTCGGCGACTACCCGCACCAGTTCTCCGGCGGCATGCGCCAGCGCGTCATGATCGCGATGGCGTTGGCGCTGAACCCGAAGGTGCTGATCGCCGACGAGCCGACCACCGCGCTGGACGTCACCGTGCAGGCCCAGATCATGGACCTCCTCGCCGACCTGCGCCGGGACCTCGACATGGCGATGATCCTGATCACCCACGACCTCGGCGTGGTCGCCGGCGTCGCGGACCGGATCGCCGTCATGTACGCCGGCCGGATCGTCGAGCACGCCGACGTGCGCTCGCTGTACCGGACGCCCGCCCACCCGTACACGAAGGGGTTGCTGGAGTCGATCCCGCGGCTGGACGTGCGGGGCCAGGCGCTGTCGACGATCAGGGGACTGCCGCCGAACCTGATGCGGATCCCGTCCGGCTGCCCGTTCCACCCCCGGTGCCCGTACGCGCAGCAGGTCTGCGTGGACGTGGTGCCGCACGACCTGGTCCTCGGCGACGGCCGGACCAGCGCGTGCCACTTCGCGCAGGAGGTCCGTGATGACAGCGCCCGCTAG
- a CDS encoding ABC transporter permease, with protein sequence MSDFETVAATEDQSARRGVSGEPGTPAATQKARSLAGDAWRDLRRKPIFWISLVLVVLVAAMAAVPSLFTANDPRDCLLSRQHAGPSGGAIFGYDFQGCDTYARAVYGARASLLVGALSALLTGVVALVVGMLAGFFGGWVDAVLSRVIDIVLGIPLLLAAIVLLKRVSTSSDNVRLFAVIFVLAVLGWTTAARVVRSSVITAKEQDYVAAARMLGAGNGRIMWRHILPNALAPAIVVLTIALGSFIAAEATLSFLGIGLKAPTISWGIDIDAGRVHMRESATPLVVPSAFLALTVLAFIMLGDAIRDAFDPKLR encoded by the coding sequence ATGAGCGACTTCGAGACCGTCGCCGCGACCGAGGACCAGTCGGCGCGGCGCGGGGTCTCCGGTGAGCCGGGCACCCCGGCGGCCACCCAGAAGGCCCGCAGCCTGGCCGGCGACGCCTGGCGCGACCTGCGCCGCAAGCCGATCTTCTGGATCAGCCTGGTGCTGGTGGTGCTGGTCGCCGCGATGGCGGCCGTCCCGTCGCTCTTCACCGCCAACGACCCGCGCGACTGCCTGCTCTCCCGGCAGCACGCCGGGCCGTCCGGCGGGGCCATCTTCGGGTACGACTTCCAGGGCTGCGACACGTACGCCCGGGCGGTCTACGGGGCCCGCGCCTCGCTGCTGGTCGGCGCGCTCTCCGCGCTGCTCACCGGCGTGGTCGCGCTGGTCGTCGGGATGCTCGCCGGCTTCTTCGGCGGCTGGGTCGACGCCGTGCTCTCCCGGGTGATCGACATCGTGCTCGGCATCCCGCTGCTGCTCGCCGCGATCGTGCTGCTCAAGCGGGTCAGCACGAGCAGCGACAACGTCCGGCTCTTCGCGGTGATCTTCGTGCTGGCGGTGCTCGGCTGGACCACCGCCGCCCGGGTGGTCCGCTCCTCGGTGATCACCGCCAAGGAGCAGGACTACGTGGCCGCGGCCCGGATGCTCGGCGCCGGCAACGGCCGGATCATGTGGCGGCACATCCTGCCGAACGCGCTCGCCCCGGCGATCGTGGTGCTCACCATCGCGCTCGGCTCGTTCATCGCCGCCGAGGCGACGCTGAGCTTCCTCGGCATCGGCCTGAAGGCCCCGACCATCTCCTGGGGCATCGACATCGACGCCGGCCGGGTGCACATGCGCGAGTCGGCCACCCCGCTGGTCGTCCCGTCCGCGTTCCTCGCGCTGACCGTGCTCGCCTTCATCATGCTGGGCGACGCGATCCGCGACGCCTTCGACCCGAAGCTGCGGTGA
- a CDS encoding ABC transporter permease — MFRFILRRLLQMVLAFFGTTLIVYALMFAGQGDPIQALAGERPVTAAQRAYLTEKYHLDATGVGGFFYRYFDYLRNLLQGDLGQSLTGRQIGDILAAAWPVTVQLALIAMAVTILFGVTAGVLAGIRRASIFDNSTLVLTLLVLGIPTIVLAPLAQYFLGVKWQLFPPTAGAEPDLYALLLPGIVLGSLSLATALRLTRTSVAENLRADYVRTARSKGLVKRRIISVHVLRNSLIPVVTFLGVELGNLMSGAIITEGVFNIPGVGFNLFRGIRTEDGPLVVGIVSVLVVVYLVSNLVVDVLYAVLDPRIRYE; from the coding sequence ATGTTCCGCTTCATTCTGCGGCGACTGCTCCAGATGGTCCTCGCCTTCTTCGGGACCACGCTGATCGTCTACGCCCTGATGTTCGCCGGTCAGGGCGACCCCATCCAGGCGCTCGCGGGGGAACGCCCCGTCACCGCCGCCCAGCGGGCATACCTGACGGAGAAGTACCACCTCGACGCCACCGGCGTCGGTGGCTTCTTCTACCGCTACTTCGACTACCTCAGGAACCTGCTCCAGGGTGACCTGGGGCAGTCGCTGACCGGCCGGCAGATCGGCGACATCCTCGCCGCCGCCTGGCCGGTCACCGTCCAGCTCGCGCTGATCGCGATGGCCGTGACCATCCTGTTCGGGGTCACCGCCGGGGTGCTCGCCGGCATCCGCCGGGCCAGCATCTTCGACAACTCGACGCTGGTGCTCACCCTGCTCGTGCTCGGCATCCCCACCATCGTGCTGGCCCCGCTCGCGCAGTACTTCCTCGGCGTCAAGTGGCAGCTCTTCCCGCCCACCGCCGGCGCCGAACCCGACCTGTACGCGCTGCTGCTCCCCGGCATCGTGCTCGGCTCGCTCTCGCTGGCCACCGCGCTGCGGCTGACCCGGACCTCGGTGGCGGAGAACCTGCGCGCCGACTACGTCCGGACCGCCCGGTCCAAGGGCCTGGTCAAGCGGCGGATCATCAGCGTGCACGTGCTGCGCAACTCGCTCATCCCGGTAGTCACCTTCCTCGGCGTCGAGCTGGGCAACCTGATGAGCGGCGCGATCATCACCGAGGGCGTGTTCAACATCCCCGGTGTCGGCTTCAACCTGTTCCGCGGCATCCGCACCGAGGACGGCCCGCTGGTGGTGGGCATCGTCAGCGTGCTCGTCGTGGTCTATCTCGTCTCCAACCTGGTGGTGGACGTCCTGTACGCCGTACTCGACCCGAGGATCCGCTATGAGTGA
- a CDS encoding peptide ABC transporter substrate-binding protein, translated as MRVRRLAAWTALPLAVTLGLVACGSGGDGGSGQSDPNAAVRIEIAEPQHLVPTNTNETSGSQVLSALFSPLVDYDEANKPHEVAAQSVTSSDNKVWTIKLKDGYTFHNGEKVTADSYLDAWNYGAYAPNGQNSSYFFEKIAGYENLQGEKPKAKTLTGLKKVDDLTFTVTLTEPYSEFKTMLGYTAFYPLPKAAFSAPGVLVDGYEQAPIGQGPFKMKGTWQHDAKVEVTRYDAFPGEKPKVGGVEFRIYQQPTAAYADVLSDNLDVIKTIPTENLSTAATDLGDRFQQSPASSLQVLAIPTFQKEFAKPEVRKAISMAIDRDEITKSIFKDSQQPARSFVSPVVAGYRENTIGAAGEFDPAKARAMYEAAGGPKKIELSYNGDGGHKDWVDATCNQLKANLGVECVGTAEPKFADLLTKVKQKQSVGLFRMGWVMDYPSMENYLGPLYSTNGSSNYYGYSNPQFDKLLAEGAKAPNEDEAIKKYQAAEDLLAEDMPVIPLRFGQNNFGHSTKVKNVEMDLFDRVNLLKIEAVR; from the coding sequence ATGCGTGTTCGTAGGCTCGCCGCCTGGACCGCTCTCCCGCTCGCGGTGACCCTGGGCCTGGTGGCCTGCGGCTCGGGCGGCGACGGCGGATCCGGTCAGAGCGACCCCAACGCGGCCGTGCGGATCGAGATCGCCGAGCCGCAGCACCTGGTGCCGACCAACACCAACGAGACGAGCGGCTCGCAGGTGCTCTCCGCCCTGTTCAGCCCGCTGGTCGACTACGACGAGGCGAACAAGCCCCACGAGGTGGCGGCCCAGTCGGTGACGTCGTCGGACAACAAGGTCTGGACGATCAAGCTGAAGGACGGCTACACCTTCCACAACGGCGAGAAGGTCACCGCCGACAGCTACCTGGACGCCTGGAACTACGGCGCGTACGCCCCCAACGGCCAGAACTCCAGCTACTTCTTCGAGAAGATCGCCGGGTACGAGAACCTCCAGGGCGAGAAGCCGAAGGCGAAGACGCTGACCGGGCTGAAGAAGGTCGACGACCTGACCTTCACCGTCACGCTCACCGAGCCGTACAGCGAGTTCAAGACGATGCTCGGCTACACGGCCTTCTACCCGCTGCCGAAGGCGGCCTTCTCCGCCCCCGGCGTGCTGGTGGACGGCTACGAGCAGGCCCCGATCGGCCAGGGCCCGTTCAAGATGAAGGGCACCTGGCAGCACGACGCCAAGGTCGAGGTGACCCGGTACGACGCGTTCCCCGGCGAGAAGCCGAAGGTGGGCGGCGTCGAGTTCCGGATCTACCAGCAGCCGACCGCCGCGTACGCGGACGTGCTCTCCGACAACCTCGACGTGATCAAGACGATCCCGACCGAGAACCTGTCGACCGCCGCCACCGACCTCGGCGACCGGTTCCAGCAGAGCCCGGCCTCGTCGCTCCAGGTGCTGGCGATCCCGACCTTCCAGAAGGAGTTCGCCAAGCCCGAGGTGCGCAAGGCGATCTCGATGGCGATCGACCGGGACGAGATCACCAAGTCGATCTTCAAGGACTCGCAGCAGCCGGCACGCTCCTTCGTCTCCCCGGTCGTCGCCGGCTACCGGGAGAACACCATCGGCGCCGCCGGTGAGTTCGACCCGGCCAAGGCCAGGGCGATGTACGAGGCCGCAGGCGGCCCGAAGAAGATCGAGCTGTCCTACAACGGCGACGGCGGCCACAAGGACTGGGTCGACGCCACCTGCAACCAGCTCAAGGCGAACCTGGGCGTGGAGTGCGTCGGCACCGCCGAGCCGAAGTTCGCGGACCTGCTGACCAAGGTCAAGCAGAAGCAGTCGGTCGGCCTGTTCCGGATGGGCTGGGTCATGGACTACCCGTCCATGGAGAACTACCTGGGCCCGCTGTACAGCACCAACGGCTCGTCGAACTACTACGGCTACAGCAACCCGCAGTTCGACAAGCTCCTCGCCGAGGGCGCCAAGGCCCCGAACGAGGACGAGGCGATCAAGAAGTACCAGGCGGCGGAGGACCTGCTGGCCGAGGACATGCCGGTGATCCCGCTCCGGTTCGGCCAGAACAACTTCGGTCACTCGACCAAGGTCAAGAACGTGGAGATGGATCTCTTCGACCGGGTCAACCTGCTGAAGATCGAGGCCGTCAGGTAA
- a CDS encoding bifunctional methylenetetrahydrofolate dehydrogenase/methenyltetrahydrofolate cyclohydrolase gives MTVTILDGKATAAEIKDELRVRVKALAERGITPGLGTVLVGADPGSQAYVNGKHRDCAEVGIASIRRELPADATQEQVDAVLAELNADPACHGYIVQLPLPAHLDTQRALEMIDPDKDADGLHPVNLGRLVLGYDGPLPCTPRGIVELLRRYDVPLRGARVAVVGRGNTVGRPLGLLLTRRSENATVTLCHTGTLDLASHTRAAEIVIVAAGVPGLLTADMVTPGATVVDVGITRVIGADGKGRYTGDVDPEVREVAGRLVPMPGGVGPMTRAMLLTNVVERAERG, from the coding sequence GTGACGGTGACGATCCTGGACGGCAAGGCGACCGCGGCGGAGATCAAGGACGAGCTGCGGGTGCGGGTCAAGGCACTGGCGGAGCGCGGCATCACCCCCGGACTGGGCACGGTCCTGGTCGGCGCCGATCCCGGCTCCCAGGCGTACGTCAACGGCAAGCACCGCGACTGCGCCGAGGTGGGCATCGCCTCGATCCGGCGTGAGCTGCCCGCCGACGCCACCCAGGAGCAGGTCGACGCCGTGCTCGCCGAGCTGAACGCCGACCCGGCCTGCCACGGCTACATCGTGCAGCTCCCGCTCCCGGCCCACCTCGACACCCAGCGCGCGCTGGAGATGATCGACCCGGACAAGGACGCCGACGGGTTGCACCCGGTCAACCTGGGCCGCCTCGTCCTCGGCTACGACGGTCCGCTGCCCTGCACCCCGCGCGGCATCGTCGAGCTGCTCCGCCGGTACGACGTGCCGCTGCGCGGGGCGCGGGTGGCGGTGGTCGGCCGGGGCAACACCGTGGGCCGCCCGCTCGGCCTGCTGCTCACCCGGCGCAGCGAGAACGCCACCGTGACCCTCTGCCACACCGGCACCCTCGACCTCGCCTCGCACACCCGGGCCGCCGAGATCGTCATCGTCGCGGCCGGCGTGCCGGGCCTGCTCACCGCCGACATGGTCACCCCCGGCGCGACGGTGGTGGACGTCGGCATCACCCGGGTCATCGGGGCGGACGGCAAGGGCCGCTACACCGGTGACGTGGACCCCGAGGTGCGGGAGGTGGCCGGGCGGCTGGTGCCGATGCCCGGCGGCGTCGGGCCGATGACCCGGGCCATGCTGCTGACCAACGTGGTGGAGCGCGCCGAGCGCGGCTGA
- the mdh gene encoding malate dehydrogenase, with protein MGKKVTVVGAGFYGSTTAQRLAEYDVFETVVLTDIVEGKPAGIALDLNQSRPVEGFETKVVGVTTGPNGEGYEAIEGSDVVVITAGLPRKPGMSRMDLLETNAKIVRQVAENVAKYAPNAVVIVVSNPLDEMTALAQLATQFPKNRVLGQAGMLDTARFTNFVAEALNVPVKSVKTLTLGSHGDTMVPVPSQSTVNGKPLREAMPAEQIEELVVRTRNGGAEVVALLKTGSAYYAPSAAAARMAKAVAEDSGEVMPVCAWVDGEYGISGVYLGVEAQIGAEGIKRVVETDLDADELASLKEAAEAVRAKQADVANM; from the coding sequence ATGGGTAAGAAGGTCACTGTCGTCGGGGCCGGCTTCTACGGCTCCACCACCGCACAGCGCCTGGCCGAGTACGACGTCTTCGAGACCGTCGTCCTCACCGACATCGTCGAGGGGAAGCCGGCGGGCATCGCGCTCGACCTCAACCAGTCCCGCCCGGTCGAGGGCTTCGAGACCAAGGTCGTCGGCGTCACCACCGGCCCGAACGGCGAGGGCTACGAGGCCATCGAGGGCTCCGACGTGGTCGTCATCACCGCCGGCCTGCCGCGCAAGCCGGGCATGAGCCGGATGGACCTGCTGGAGACGAACGCCAAGATCGTCCGCCAGGTCGCCGAGAACGTCGCCAAGTACGCCCCCAACGCCGTCGTCATCGTCGTGTCCAACCCGCTCGACGAGATGACCGCGCTGGCCCAGCTCGCCACCCAGTTCCCCAAGAACCGGGTGCTCGGCCAGGCCGGCATGCTGGACACCGCCCGGTTCACCAACTTCGTCGCCGAGGCGCTGAACGTACCGGTGAAGTCGGTGAAGACGCTGACCCTCGGCTCGCACGGCGACACCATGGTCCCGGTGCCCTCCCAGAGCACCGTCAACGGCAAGCCGCTGCGCGAGGCGATGCCGGCCGAGCAGATCGAGGAGCTGGTCGTCCGGACCCGCAACGGTGGCGCCGAGGTCGTCGCGCTGCTGAAGACCGGCTCGGCGTACTATGCCCCGTCGGCCGCCGCCGCCCGGATGGCGAAGGCCGTCGCGGAGGACTCCGGCGAGGTCATGCCGGTCTGCGCCTGGGTCGACGGCGAGTACGGCATCTCCGGCGTCTACCTGGGCGTCGAGGCCCAGATCGGCGCCGAGGGCATCAAGCGCGTGGTCGAGACCGACCTGGACGCCGACGAGCTGGCCAGCCTCAAGGAGGCCGCCGAGGCCGTCCGCGCCAAGCAGGCCGACGTCGCCAACATGTGA
- a CDS encoding MBL fold metallo-hydrolase, which yields MPLSRTLGSITVTALTDGEGPFFQPRATAFPDATDALWREADRRDPASVTADGRWWLPFRSFALRTGDGPVTLVDAGIGPADSLAAGWAPVPGRLPDELAAAGIDPADVRTVVLTHLHSDHIGWAVTGTPGRPWFPNADYLVQRAELDAMESINPGLPAGLVAPLRAAGQLRVVDGDTDLTPGVRALSTPGHTPGHQCVLVDGGDERLLVTGDLLVHAVQLLDPTLAYAHEMDPLAARTSRTHLLHTLATGPIPTHLATPHLSTPFTPL from the coding sequence ATGCCACTGAGCCGCACCCTCGGGTCTATCACGGTCACCGCGCTCACCGACGGTGAGGGGCCGTTCTTCCAGCCCCGCGCGACGGCGTTCCCGGACGCCACGGACGCGCTCTGGCGGGAGGCGGACCGCCGGGATCCCGCCTCGGTCACCGCCGACGGGCGCTGGTGGCTGCCGTTCCGCAGCTTCGCCCTGCGTACCGGGGACGGGCCGGTCACCCTGGTCGACGCCGGGATCGGCCCGGCCGACTCCCTCGCCGCAGGCTGGGCACCGGTGCCGGGCCGGCTGCCGGACGAGCTGGCCGCCGCGGGCATCGACCCCGCCGACGTCCGCACCGTCGTCCTCACCCACCTGCACAGCGACCACATCGGCTGGGCGGTCACCGGAACTCCCGGCCGCCCCTGGTTCCCGAACGCCGACTACCTGGTGCAGCGGGCCGAGCTGGACGCGATGGAGTCGATCAACCCAGGGCTGCCGGCCGGCCTGGTCGCGCCGTTGCGCGCCGCCGGCCAGCTCCGGGTGGTCGACGGCGACACCGACCTCACCCCCGGCGTACGCGCCCTGAGCACCCCCGGCCACACCCCCGGCCACCAGTGCGTGCTGGTCGACGGCGGCGACGAACGCCTCCTGGTCACCGGCGACCTGCTGGTCCACGCGGTGCAGCTGCTCGACCCCACCCTCGCGTACGCCCACGAGATGGACCCCCTGGCGGCCCGCACCTCGCGCACCCACCTCCTGCACACCCTGGCCACCGGCCCCATCCCCACCCACCTGGCCACCCCCCACCTGAGCACCCCCTTCACCCCCCTCTAA
- a CDS encoding NADP-dependent isocitrate dehydrogenase, translating to MAKIKVNNPVVEIDGDEMTRIIWKQIREQLILPYLDVDLHYYDLSIENRDATDDQVTVDAANAIKEHGVGVKCATITPDEARVEEFGLKKMWRSPNGTIRNILGGVVFREPIIMSNVPRLVPGWTKPIVIGRHAHGDQYKATDFVVPGPGKVTITYTPADGGAPMEMEVANFPGGGIAMGMYNYDESIRDFARASFRYGLDRKYPVYLSTKNTILKAYDGRFKDLFAEVFEAEFKADFAAAGITYEHRLIDDMVAAALKWEGGYVWACKNYDGDVQSDTVAQGFGSLGLMTSVLLSPDGRTVEAEAAHGTVTRHYRQWQKGEKTSTNPIASIYAWTRGLAHRGKLDGTPAVTEFANTLEQVIVDTVEGGQMTKDLALLISRDAPWLTTDEFMNALDENLARRINA from the coding sequence ATGGCGAAGATCAAGGTAAACAACCCGGTCGTGGAGATCGACGGCGACGAGATGACCCGGATCATCTGGAAGCAGATCCGGGAGCAGCTGATCCTGCCCTACCTCGACGTCGACCTGCACTACTACGACCTGTCGATCGAGAACCGCGACGCGACCGACGACCAGGTCACCGTCGACGCCGCCAACGCCATCAAGGAGCACGGCGTCGGCGTCAAGTGCGCCACCATCACCCCCGACGAGGCCCGCGTCGAGGAGTTCGGCCTGAAGAAGATGTGGCGGTCGCCGAACGGCACCATCCGCAACATCCTCGGCGGCGTCGTGTTCCGCGAGCCGATCATCATGTCCAACGTGCCGCGGCTCGTCCCCGGCTGGACCAAGCCGATCGTCATCGGCCGGCACGCCCACGGTGACCAGTACAAGGCCACCGACTTCGTCGTCCCCGGCCCGGGCAAGGTGACCATCACCTACACCCCGGCCGACGGCGGCGCCCCGATGGAGATGGAGGTCGCCAACTTCCCCGGCGGCGGCATCGCCATGGGCATGTACAACTACGACGAGTCGATCCGGGACTTCGCCCGCGCCTCGTTCCGGTACGGGCTGGACCGTAAGTACCCGGTCTACCTGTCCACCAAGAACACCATCCTCAAGGCGTACGACGGCCGGTTCAAGGACCTCTTCGCCGAGGTCTTCGAGGCCGAGTTCAAGGCCGACTTCGCCGCCGCCGGCATCACCTACGAGCACCGGCTCATCGACGACATGGTCGCCGCCGCGCTCAAGTGGGAGGGCGGCTACGTCTGGGCCTGCAAGAACTACGACGGTGACGTGCAGTCCGACACCGTCGCGCAGGGCTTCGGCTCGCTCGGCCTGATGACGTCGGTCCTGCTCTCCCCGGACGGCCGTACCGTCGAGGCGGAGGCCGCGCACGGCACCGTCACCCGGCACTACCGGCAGTGGCAGAAGGGCGAGAAGACCTCGACCAACCCGATCGCCTCGATCTACGCCTGGACCCGGGGCCTGGCCCACCGGGGCAAGCTGGACGGCACCCCGGCGGTCACCGAGTTCGCCAACACCCTGGAGCAGGTCATCGTCGACACCGTCGAGGGCGGCCAGATGACCAAGGACCTCGCGCTGCTCATCTCGCGGGACGCCCCGTGGCTGACCACCGACGAGTTCATGAACGCGCTCGACGAGAACCTGGCTCGCCGGATCAACGCCTGA
- the galT gene encoding galactose-1-phosphate uridylyltransferase codes for MKRTQIELADGRELIYFDERDDAVRDQPDRRELPPPPPASQLRHDPLTDEWVAVAVHRQTRTFLPPADQCPLCPSRDGRHSEIPAPDYDVAVFENRFPSLSQRVAEEPAEITPFTPVRPGRGRCEVVCFTDDHNASFAALPPRRVRTVLDALADRTSALSELPGVEQVFPFENRGVEIGVTLHHPHGQIYAYPFVTPRTRSMLAAARRHADRTGGNLYADVLAAERAAGERVVASNEHWTAYVPAAARWPFEVHVAPHRPVPDIPALDDAERDAFGPLYLDVLRRFDGLFDLPMPYIAAWHQAPVRIDRELGHLHLQLFTVRRAKDKLKYLAGSESGMGVFINDIAPERAAELLRAA; via the coding sequence GTGAAGCGTACGCAGATCGAGCTGGCCGACGGCCGCGAGCTGATCTACTTCGACGAGCGGGACGACGCGGTCCGCGACCAGCCGGACCGGCGGGAGCTGCCCCCGCCCCCGCCCGCGTCGCAGCTGCGCCACGACCCGCTCACCGACGAGTGGGTGGCGGTCGCCGTGCACCGGCAGACCCGCACCTTCCTGCCGCCGGCCGACCAGTGCCCGCTCTGCCCGTCCCGCGACGGTCGGCACAGCGAGATCCCCGCCCCCGACTACGACGTCGCCGTCTTCGAGAACCGCTTCCCGTCGCTGAGCCAGCGGGTCGCCGAGGAACCGGCCGAGATCACCCCGTTCACCCCGGTCCGGCCCGGCCGTGGCCGCTGCGAGGTGGTCTGCTTCACCGACGACCACAACGCCTCGTTCGCGGCCCTGCCGCCGCGCCGGGTGCGGACCGTGCTCGACGCGCTCGCCGACCGGACCAGCGCGCTGAGCGAGCTGCCCGGGGTGGAGCAGGTCTTCCCGTTCGAGAACCGGGGCGTGGAGATCGGCGTGACCCTGCACCACCCGCACGGCCAGATCTACGCGTACCCGTTCGTCACGCCCCGGACCCGGTCGATGCTCGCCGCCGCCCGCCGGCACGCCGACCGGACCGGCGGCAACCTCTACGCCGACGTGCTCGCCGCGGAGCGCGCCGCCGGGGAGCGCGTGGTCGCGAGCAACGAGCACTGGACGGCGTACGTCCCGGCGGCCGCCCGCTGGCCGTTCGAGGTGCACGTCGCCCCGCACCGGCCGGTGCCGGACATCCCCGCGCTGGACGACGCCGAGCGGGACGCCTTCGGGCCGCTCTACCTGGACGTGCTGCGCCGCTTCGACGGGCTCTTCGACCTGCCCATGCCGTACATCGCCGCCTGGCACCAGGCGCCGGTGCGGATCGACCGCGAGCTGGGGCACCTGCACCTGCAGCTGTTCACCGTCCGGCGGGCCAAGGACAAGCTGAAGTACCTGGCCGGCTCGGAGTCGGGGATGGGCGTCTTCATCAACGACATCGCCCCCGAGCGCGCCGCCGAACTCCTGCGCGCCGCCTGA